From a single Methylacidiphilum kamchatkense Kam1 genomic region:
- a CDS encoding nucleotidyltransferase family protein, translating into MRALVLSAGYATRLYPLTLNQPKALLPVAGKPILDYIMDKLFELSSLDEIYVVTNHKFYAHFVEWEHRYTEKATVKLPVVVLDDGSTTEENRLGAIGDIQFAIERMPLQDDLIVLASDNLFCASLTSFVSEAKRKNSPLLGVYNLKDKQLASKYGVVSFDANGKLCYFEEKPQNPSTSWVAMALYFFPKSVLSLVKTYLNEQKNTDQPGRFIQWLYPKMDVYVWELTGPWFDIGSKETLEAANLAFQ; encoded by the coding sequence ATGCGTGCTTTAGTTCTATCTGCTGGATATGCCACAAGATTATACCCTCTGACTTTGAACCAGCCTAAAGCCCTATTGCCTGTAGCTGGAAAGCCGATCCTCGATTACATAATGGATAAGCTTTTTGAACTTTCTTCATTGGATGAAATCTATGTAGTCACTAACCACAAGTTTTATGCGCACTTTGTTGAGTGGGAGCATCGATATACAGAGAAAGCGACGGTAAAGCTTCCGGTCGTAGTGTTAGATGATGGTTCAACGACAGAAGAAAATCGACTAGGGGCTATCGGAGATATCCAGTTTGCCATCGAAAGAATGCCACTCCAGGATGATCTTATTGTTCTTGCAAGCGATAATCTTTTTTGTGCCTCCCTTACTTCTTTTGTTTCTGAAGCCAAGCGGAAAAATAGCCCGTTGCTAGGTGTCTACAACTTAAAAGACAAACAACTTGCTTCTAAATATGGGGTTGTGAGTTTCGATGCCAATGGCAAACTCTGTTATTTTGAAGAAAAACCTCAAAATCCATCGACAAGTTGGGTAGCAATGGCCCTTTATTTTTTCCCAAAATCGGTATTATCTTTGGTTAAAACGTATTTGAATGAGCAAAAGAACACGGATCAGCCAGGTCGATTTATCCAGTGGCTTTATCCTAAAATGGATGTCTATGTTTGGGAACTGACAGGCCCCTGGTTTGACATTGGTAGCAAGGAGACTTTAGAAGCGGCAAACCTTGCCTTTCAATAA
- the ptsP gene encoding phosphoenolpyruvate--protein phosphotransferase: MEDFKETLLEGCPASPGLSYGSALILQEEHEIIRERKIEPHEIRSELEKFEKAILQTKEDLLKAKASLCGLGLTVEESLFDVQILALEDEMILQAVKEKLERDLVCVEAVYQNIIRSFIAGLNKVGEDEYLRERAIEIRDVAKRVLKKLKGEEGSLQILDSPRILIADFLMLSDLVSLDLRHVSGIVTEDRSRTSHAVILARSQGIPAIVGIQGILNKVTNGQTVLIDGFKGILLVNPSPERIAMIKEKKLSSSYLELSDQKILHQLAESIDGKKVYVSANIEFPEDIPVMTKSGADGIGLYRTEFLFLKANHPPSEEEQYEAYRNAAVHAKPHQVVIRTLDLGADKIISYLPWRWMEENPVLGSRGIRVSLKEKEMFKTQLRSILRAAVEGNVAVMFPMITDLTEIIAAKEMIDQTKQELFHQGVPFGDVKCGVMIETPSSCLIAEHIAQTVDFFSIGSNDLIQYTLAVDRMNNNVEYLYQPFHPSVLLLIRMAAEAAHRRNIPIGICGEISSDLYLLPFFLAVGIHRLSMGSVFIPRTKRAIRFLDVDKIKNSLSPLWEAKTSKETFEILKMIAQTYLPSYFFEQ, encoded by the coding sequence ATGGAGGATTTTAAAGAAACATTATTAGAAGGATGCCCTGCTTCTCCTGGATTATCCTATGGATCTGCTTTAATCCTTCAAGAAGAGCATGAAATTATTAGAGAAAGAAAAATAGAACCTCACGAAATTCGTAGCGAGCTAGAGAAGTTTGAAAAAGCGATTCTGCAGACAAAAGAAGATCTGTTAAAAGCAAAGGCCTCGCTGTGTGGCTTGGGATTAACTGTAGAAGAAAGTCTTTTCGATGTTCAGATTTTGGCTCTTGAAGATGAAATGATCTTGCAGGCTGTCAAGGAAAAACTGGAGCGTGACCTTGTTTGTGTAGAGGCAGTCTATCAAAACATCATCAGGTCATTTATTGCTGGACTCAATAAGGTTGGAGAAGATGAATATTTAAGGGAAAGAGCGATTGAAATTCGGGATGTGGCAAAAAGAGTTTTAAAAAAATTAAAAGGAGAAGAAGGTTCTCTACAAATCCTTGATTCTCCAAGGATTTTGATTGCTGATTTTCTTATGCTTTCTGATCTGGTTTCCTTGGATCTCCGACACGTCTCTGGAATTGTTACCGAAGATAGAAGCAGAACTTCCCATGCGGTCATTCTAGCGAGGTCTCAAGGAATTCCTGCTATTGTCGGCATTCAAGGTATTTTAAATAAAGTTACCAATGGACAAACTGTACTGATTGATGGTTTCAAAGGAATCCTTTTGGTTAACCCTTCTCCAGAAAGAATAGCGATGATCAAAGAGAAAAAATTATCTTCTTCTTATTTAGAATTATCTGATCAAAAAATTCTGCACCAACTAGCTGAATCTATTGATGGAAAGAAAGTTTATGTTTCAGCTAACATCGAATTTCCTGAGGACATCCCTGTGATGACGAAAAGTGGTGCTGATGGCATAGGGCTTTATCGGACAGAGTTCCTTTTTTTAAAAGCCAATCATCCTCCATCTGAAGAAGAGCAATATGAAGCCTACCGAAATGCTGCTGTCCATGCTAAACCCCATCAGGTTGTCATTAGAACTCTGGATTTGGGTGCTGATAAAATTATTTCCTATTTGCCTTGGCGATGGATGGAAGAAAATCCCGTTCTTGGTTCAAGGGGGATTCGTGTTTCTTTAAAAGAAAAAGAAATGTTTAAAACGCAATTGCGTTCGATCCTGCGTGCAGCTGTTGAAGGAAATGTCGCAGTAATGTTCCCAATGATCACCGATTTGACTGAAATTATTGCCGCCAAGGAAATGATTGATCAAACAAAACAAGAACTTTTTCATCAAGGGGTACCCTTTGGAGATGTCAAGTGCGGGGTAATGATTGAAACCCCTTCTTCCTGTTTAATTGCAGAGCATATTGCTCAAACGGTTGATTTTTTCAGCATTGGAAGCAACGATCTCATTCAATATACGCTAGCGGTTGATAGGATGAATAATAATGTGGAATATTTATACCAACCTTTTCATCCATCCGTGCTCCTTTTGATTCGCATGGCCGCAGAAGCGGCTCATCGAAGAAATATTCCAATTGGAATCTGTGGGGAAATATCAAGTGATCTTTACCTCTTACCATTTTTTCTTGCAGTAGGGATCCACCGACTTAGTATGGGTTCAGTGTTTATTCCAAGAACGAAAAGAGCAATACGTTTTTTGGATGTCGATAAAATAAAAAATAGTCTCTCTCCACTATGGGAAGCAAAAACCTCCAAAGAGACTTTTGAAATTTTAAAAATGATTGCTCAGACTTATTTACCCTCCTATTTTTTTGAGCAGTAG
- a CDS encoding HPr family phosphocarrier protein: MEPETNQSDSGKTSFSPVVREVVVQNKLGIHARPAAMFVKIANRYESDIKVEKDGEEVNGKSIMGVMLLAASMGSKLKITAIGPDAQQAVEALVNLVNNKFGENQ; this comes from the coding sequence ATGGAACCTGAAACGAATCAATCGGATTCTGGAAAAACGAGCTTTTCTCCTGTAGTGCGTGAAGTGGTTGTACAAAATAAGCTGGGCATTCATGCAAGACCTGCGGCCATGTTTGTAAAGATAGCTAACCGCTATGAGTCAGACATCAAAGTGGAGAAGGACGGTGAAGAAGTCAATGGGAAAAGTATCATGGGAGTGATGTTATTAGCAGCCAGTATGGGTTCTAAGCTTAAAATTACAGCTATTGGCCCTGATGCACAACAGGCTGTTGAAGCACTAGTCAATCTCGTGAATAACAAGTTTGGAGAAAATCAATAA
- the hprK gene encoding HPr(Ser) kinase/phosphatase has product MKVQKNNFSAKCIPKITIGEFYKQHGELLHLSLIAGKKGFNRLIREGSINRPGLQLSGYLRYFPKQRVQIIGWGEMSYLKSLPSAESEERIRQLFLKKIPCLILSRGMTPPAFIVKQAEELGVPLFVSQLHTMRLINTVTICLEMDFAPRTNEQGSMVDIQGIGVLIKGPSGIGKSECVLSLVERGYSLVADDVTTIYCLEGRELVAKAPDISRFHMEVRGIGIIDVTTLFGLRAIRPEKKLDMVATLKEWEKGEEIERVNLEQDYYEIFNIRVPHVTIPIRPGRDLATLVEVAALDQKLRSMGYNAAAEFNEKLIKITGRNHRKI; this is encoded by the coding sequence ATGAAAGTTCAAAAAAACAATTTTTCGGCCAAATGCATTCCAAAAATAACTATTGGGGAATTCTATAAGCAGCATGGCGAGTTGCTTCATTTATCTTTGATAGCGGGCAAAAAGGGTTTTAATCGGTTAATTAGAGAAGGATCCATTAATCGACCGGGTTTACAGCTTTCCGGTTATTTAAGATATTTTCCTAAGCAAAGGGTCCAGATTATTGGATGGGGAGAGATGTCGTATCTGAAAAGTCTTCCCAGTGCAGAATCTGAAGAACGGATAAGGCAACTTTTCCTAAAAAAGATTCCTTGTCTGATTCTTTCCCGTGGAATGACTCCTCCAGCCTTCATCGTTAAACAAGCCGAAGAGTTAGGGGTTCCTCTTTTTGTATCACAACTCCATACGATGCGGTTAATCAACACCGTGACGATCTGTTTGGAAATGGATTTTGCTCCTCGAACCAATGAACAGGGCAGCATGGTAGATATTCAGGGGATTGGAGTGCTTATAAAAGGTCCTAGTGGTATTGGGAAAAGCGAATGCGTCCTTTCCTTGGTAGAAAGAGGCTATTCTTTGGTTGCCGATGATGTTACAACAATTTATTGTTTGGAGGGTAGAGAATTAGTGGCTAAGGCTCCAGATATTAGTCGGTTTCATATGGAGGTAAGAGGGATAGGAATCATCGATGTGACAACTCTTTTTGGTTTGCGGGCTATACGGCCTGAAAAAAAATTGGATATGGTAGCGACTCTTAAAGAATGGGAGAAAGGAGAGGAAATTGAAAGAGTAAACTTAGAGCAAGATTATTATGAGATATTTAATATTCGCGTCCCGCATGTCACTATTCCCATAAGACCGGGAAGAGATTTAGCGACCCTAGTAGAGGTGGCGGCACTGGATCAGAAATTAAGATCGATGGGGTACAATGCGGCAGCCGAATTCAACGAAAAATTAATTAAAATCACTGGAAGGAACCATAGGAAGATCTAA
- a CDS encoding anthranilate synthase component I family protein, producing MVVVPTWNEDRGFYYGEKPLFTLSGDQKDWGGVKSVLKELRKIKNGQQGLVGYVGFEGNFWFGFYPCLSLFKDRFKLSAFLKSKKKSKATAFIRPAFFSNTGPQGYASMVAKAKEYIAAGDIYVINLARQISCQWEADPLSVLAFFLHEGKGLGGICYLDDAPQTLVCASPELFLHINGRRMTSKPIKGTRPRNGDRISNRKNLLDLVQSQKEKAELLMITDLVRNDFGKVCHYGTVKVSQLWRITAHPHLYHMHCTIEGILSSAYDMIDAFLSNFPGGSVTGTPKKRAIEIIKELEPNPRGLYSGAIGYFMPQRAAFTMAIRLVVIEKGVATFHVGSGITYDSDPYAEYEETEQKAIFIKSALENCLK from the coding sequence ATGGTGGTCGTTCCAACTTGGAATGAGGATCGAGGCTTTTATTATGGAGAGAAGCCTCTTTTTACTCTTAGTGGCGATCAGAAAGATTGGGGTGGAGTTAAATCCGTTCTTAAAGAATTACGTAAAATAAAAAATGGACAGCAAGGACTAGTTGGTTATGTAGGCTTCGAAGGGAATTTCTGGTTTGGCTTTTATCCATGCCTTTCTTTGTTTAAAGATCGTTTCAAGCTCTCTGCTTTTCTGAAAAGCAAAAAAAAATCAAAAGCAACTGCCTTTATCCGCCCAGCTTTCTTTTCTAATACTGGACCTCAGGGATACGCTTCGATGGTTGCAAAAGCAAAAGAGTACATTGCTGCCGGTGATATCTACGTCATTAATTTAGCAAGGCAAATTTCTTGTCAGTGGGAGGCAGACCCTTTGTCGGTGCTTGCTTTTTTCCTTCATGAAGGCAAAGGGCTGGGAGGAATTTGTTATTTGGACGATGCTCCACAAACGCTAGTCTGTGCAAGTCCAGAGCTGTTTTTACATATCAATGGTAGAAGGATGACAAGCAAACCTATCAAAGGGACAAGGCCTCGGAACGGCGATAGGATATCGAACAGAAAAAATCTTTTGGACCTTGTTCAAAGCCAGAAAGAAAAAGCTGAATTGTTGATGATAACGGATTTAGTGAGAAATGATTTCGGAAAAGTTTGTCATTATGGAACGGTGAAGGTTAGCCAGCTGTGGCGTATTACTGCTCACCCGCATCTCTATCACATGCATTGTACTATTGAGGGGATCCTGTCCTCAGCTTACGATATGATAGATGCTTTCTTATCTAACTTTCCAGGTGGTTCGGTGACGGGTACCCCTAAAAAACGAGCGATAGAAATTATCAAAGAATTGGAACCCAATCCTCGAGGCCTGTATTCAGGAGCCATTGGTTATTTTATGCCCCAACGGGCCGCTTTTACTATGGCTATAAGGCTGGTGGTGATTGAAAAGGGAGTAGCAACTTTTCATGTCGGCAGTGGCATTACTTACGATTCAGATCCATATGCCGAATATGAAGAAACAGAACAAAAAGCAATTTTTATAAAAAGTGCTCTTGAGAATTGTTTGAAATAG
- the dnaJ gene encoding molecular chaperone DnaJ: MAKIKKDYYELLGVERGASTEEIKKAYRKLALKYHPDKNPGNKQAEELFKDISEAYEVLSDPEKRAAYDQFGHAAFDQRAAGPTGFHDPFEIFKEVFGSGTFFGDSLFGSLFEEAFGVGVGGKRGKQQRGADLRCDLKISFEEAALGCEKEITFTKLDTCPGCEGKGYAPGSGMISCPVCSGSGQIRSSKGFFTIAQTCPRCHGAGAIIEKPCLRCHGEGRIKQTAQLKVKIPPGIDEGYRLRLSGHGESGIAGAPPGDLYVVIHVMPHELFSRQGNDLLCEMPISFAQAALGGEISVPTLTGHEILRIPPGTQSGKIFRLRHKGIADIHGHGIGDLLVKVHVEVPTHLTPTQRSLLEAFAAACDQKTHPQQESFFEKAKRFFRSS; the protein is encoded by the coding sequence ATGGCGAAGATTAAAAAAGATTATTACGAACTTCTTGGTGTGGAAAGAGGGGCATCGACTGAAGAAATTAAGAAGGCTTACAGAAAATTAGCCCTCAAGTATCATCCGGATAAAAATCCTGGGAATAAGCAGGCTGAAGAGCTTTTTAAAGATATAAGTGAAGCCTATGAGGTGTTAAGCGATCCAGAAAAGAGGGCTGCTTACGATCAGTTTGGTCATGCAGCTTTTGATCAAAGGGCTGCTGGACCTACCGGATTCCACGATCCTTTTGAGATTTTCAAAGAGGTCTTTGGCTCAGGAACATTTTTTGGAGATAGTCTGTTTGGAAGCCTTTTTGAAGAGGCTTTTGGCGTAGGGGTAGGAGGAAAACGAGGCAAGCAGCAAAGGGGGGCAGATCTTCGATGTGATTTAAAAATCAGTTTTGAAGAAGCTGCATTAGGTTGTGAAAAGGAAATAACCTTTACAAAACTGGATACCTGTCCGGGTTGTGAGGGGAAGGGCTATGCACCAGGTTCGGGCATGATTAGCTGTCCAGTCTGTTCGGGCAGCGGTCAAATAAGATCTTCTAAAGGATTTTTTACCATTGCACAAACTTGTCCCCGTTGTCATGGGGCTGGAGCGATAATAGAGAAACCTTGTCTGCGCTGTCATGGCGAAGGAAGGATCAAACAAACTGCTCAGCTTAAGGTCAAAATTCCCCCTGGGATTGACGAAGGGTATCGGTTAAGGCTCTCTGGTCATGGAGAATCTGGCATTGCAGGGGCTCCACCAGGAGACCTGTATGTGGTAATTCATGTTATGCCTCATGAACTCTTTAGTCGCCAAGGCAACGATTTGTTGTGTGAGATGCCGATTAGCTTTGCTCAAGCAGCCTTAGGAGGAGAAATAAGTGTGCCTACTTTGACTGGACATGAAATTCTTAGAATTCCACCTGGAACACAGAGCGGAAAGATTTTCAGGCTTCGTCACAAAGGCATTGCGGATATTCATGGGCATGGGATTGGCGATCTGTTAGTAAAAGTTCATGTAGAGGTGCCAACACACCTGACGCCGACACAACGATCTTTATTGGAGGCTTTCGCAGCGGCATGTGACCAGAAAACACATCCCCAACAGGAAAGTTTTTTTGAGAAAGCCAAGAGATTCTTTAGGTCTTCCTAA
- a CDS encoding nucleotide exchange factor GrpE, translated as MGRQTILNAMAETNIKEGQQGVDPAVESMDNAAFVVVSSRLLSEWKQKAQQTDEMHEKLLRTLADWDNARKRISKEKEEAIKHANTQILQSLLPIIDNFEIGIQSSQKASDINSVLTGVKMVLSQFLQILKEEGVEPIEAVGKPFDPHFHESLGFVETDEVEEGHVASQLRKGYMYKGRLLRAAAVYVAKKPTAPSKEEVSSESKEEAPAQDEKKASD; from the coding sequence ATGGGAAGACAAACAATTTTGAATGCTATGGCAGAGACAAATATTAAAGAAGGACAGCAAGGGGTTGACCCAGCTGTTGAATCAATGGACAATGCCGCCTTTGTTGTAGTTAGCTCTAGGTTACTCTCAGAGTGGAAACAAAAAGCTCAACAGACTGATGAAATGCATGAAAAACTATTGAGGACTCTAGCTGATTGGGATAATGCTAGGAAAAGAATTTCAAAAGAAAAGGAAGAGGCCATAAAGCATGCCAATACACAAATCCTCCAGTCTCTTTTACCTATCATAGACAATTTTGAAATTGGCATTCAATCTTCCCAAAAGGCATCGGATATTAATTCAGTGCTGACGGGTGTCAAAATGGTTTTATCTCAGTTTTTGCAGATATTAAAAGAAGAAGGAGTCGAACCTATCGAAGCGGTAGGGAAACCATTCGATCCGCATTTTCATGAGTCCTTAGGATTTGTTGAAACGGATGAGGTAGAAGAAGGACATGTTGCAAGTCAGCTTAGAAAAGGCTATATGTACAAAGGTAGGCTTTTAAGGGCCGCTGCTGTCTATGTCGCTAAAAAACCGACGGCTCCTTCTAAGGAGGAAGTTTCTTCCGAATCTAAGGAAGAAGCTCCTGCTCAAGATGAAAAAAAGGCTAGCGATTAG